The Clarias gariepinus isolate MV-2021 ecotype Netherlands chromosome 12, CGAR_prim_01v2, whole genome shotgun sequence region TTCTGCGGAAGACAACATGACTGTAATACAATCTACCAGATTGCTCGATTCATATAGTTATACGTCATACTGTTCATCAACAACAAAACATCGACATCTGACTACAGCACTGAAGAGTGAGCAAGGCAACACATTACAGTAAGCTATCTATTGTTCTTGCAGAAATGCTCTTCTTCTAGCCAGCTCAATATACATCTACTGTAAAGTGCATCTCTTTTAAGTTTTTACGTTTAAAGCCACTTTGTTGCAGGCAGTAAATATCACACCAGCCCCCAAAGCACTTTCATGCAGTATAAGAGATGTGGGGCTGATACTGATTGATGTGTTTTAACAAAGTGCCACTTATTAATGTGGTTAAGAGCTGCTCTTAAGACGATGGGGATTTTAATCTCACTTGTTGAAAAGCCAGTTCAGTGTAGCTGATTTGTATACATACGATGTAAGCAATGCATAACAAGTGTCCTACTTTCTTAAGGCACTTTCCATCTCACTCTTCTCTTGTTGGGCCACTCTGATCTGGGATGTGACTCGAGCCAGGAAATCTTCAAAGTTGTACAAGAGATGAGGCTCGTCTTTTCTCAGCTGAGTCCACAGAGTGCGCACTTCGCTGGGACTACATAGGGAGGGAcagaatgagagaaagagagatatgaAAAGAGGGAGTCAATTTTCtggtaatacagtatattcagagGAGCTTCTGTGTCAACAGGCGAGTTCAGCTTGAGGCTGATAAACTTATTTCTAATTCATAAGATAATGGTGATGAATGCTGGTTagagactcactcactcactcactcatggtctataccactttatcctgtattcagggtcatggagacctggagcctttcccaggagatttagggcacaaggcagggtacaccctggacagggtgccaatccatcgcagggcacacacactcatttgcacactacgggcaatttgggaacaccaattagcctgacctgcaggtctttggactgtggtaggaaaccgaagtacccagaggaaacccaccaagcacggggagaacatgcaaactccatgcacacagagacaagaaTCGAAcgtggccaggaatcgaacccggaccctggagaggcaaggcgacagtgctaaccactacaccacaccaCCGTCTGGTTGCAGACCCCCCCGCGCAAAATCTGACCAAGGACACCAATAGAGTTTAGAATCACCTCTGCGTCTGGTGGCTCACTCCTCAAAATACAAAAGCATATTGATATTATGAAATACTGTACAACTGAGACTCACTCTTCGAAGATGTTGTTAGCGCCTAGGCTTTCCATCAGCGCACTAAAGTGTCTTTCGTCTTCATGATCCTGTGGCTCATTCTGATATAGATCTTCTGGACAGGACTGTGAAAGACCCAAAAGCTGATCCTCTTCCTGACTCATTCTGCGTCCCTGCAGAAATTTAcctgggaaaaaaacagaagacaAGATACGCTCACAACAGGTTCTCTCTCCAAATTCTGTATTTGAAACAAAATCAAGACCTTTTTTTGAGACTCGAGATGAACAAGACCAAACTCACTGAATCCAGAGGAGAACTCTTCTAGAGTAAGGTAGCCATTACTGTCCAAGTCCAATGAGTCAAAGACATTTTCCAGTTCTTCTGCAGAAAGTGGTATTTCTTTGTTCAACCTCTGAAAGAAAGGACGTTAAAACATACAACATATGCATCATATAAATAAGCACATATGAAGTGATTctgtacatttcatacattacaTCTCAAACACCAAATTAATAAGCAACATGGAAAAATCAAGTATGGGAAGTCATGCATATTGCCCTCAAACACAAATTATGTAAAGTTTCCTGGTCTTTACCCTCAAATCAGTGGGTGTAATGAAACCTTTGTCCTCACtgtcacagatgtgaaaaaATTCACCAATCTTCTCCAGCTGTGATCCCATTCTCTCCAAACCTTTCATCTTCCCAGGCTCTGACTGTCTGTCCTTCTTATCAGAACTTTTGTAGATGGTTTCCTTGGCATGGTGATTCGGGAATTCAGACATACTTCTCACTTTCTAATTCACGGCTCTTAATGTGGAATGTCATAGTAGAAAGTTGATATAATCCACAGCAAAGGACACCGTTTTAAAGAATCCGATTTCATGTTTTGAGTCTTATCTCGTTCGGGCTGTAGAGAACAATGAAACAAGTAGCAATTTCAGTGCTTTAGGTATTACCTCATCATGTCTACAAGTTGTGAAATGtctgtttgtgagtgtgtgtttaaaggatGTTGTAGTTCCCCATGACCAGTTTCTTAGTAAAACCATGCAGCattcattctgtaaagctgtaGAGAACATTTTCCACTAGTATGACCAAGAGTAGGTGAAGCGTGCATAAATATTTGATGCATTAATGTCTAATtaacagcatttatttaaatacataaaatagcATATAAAAATGATATTGACGTGTTGAATCTGATGTCCTTATCAGATTTGTCATGTTTATATCTACTTCCCTACATTCATATTAACTTCCCTATAGTCTTCTCTAAAAGCACCAGGGAGGTTAATATAAAGCTTTAGACAGGACTAAGCCAACATGTTCAAACACATGATTTAAAGTAACGGAACTAGTTTTGAAAAACGGAAACCTACCTTTTCACGAAAGTCCTACCTCATCATAGAAGGGGGCAACAGGAAGAGGCTTGTGTGGTCTGAAGCTGCGAAATTTCCTGTAATATCTGGTGAAAGACGAAACACACCATAGTGGGTGGATTCGCTTAAAAAGAAGGTTTCCattcttttacattatttttccgGCAACAGCTGAAAGAGTTAAGAGTTTTAGCAAAAAGTTTCCTGAATACTGTGGTTCATTAAAACAGCACCTCACTAAGGCTGATTTTAAGTGTTGctttaaagttataaaaaaagataacattTTGTAGGTTTTGTATTTCCTTTACAATTGCAATTATGTATCATGTCTAATAACAGAAACTAGCCTACTTCGAAAGACTCACTTAACTGGCAAGTTTGACTTCTTAACTGCTTTAATACAAAGTAAAACTTAccttattacaataaaaaaagtatatttattaaatatgaaaataaatataacaacacAACTTAAACAAAGTAATTATCCCCTGCCATGTCGTCTAGTTGTCTTACCTAGCTGTTGGCTCTCACTTGTCCCTGATGTTGATCAGCCACTACAATTGTGCATAAGCTCACGCAGCACTCGTGGTCGGTGCATTGCGGTTTCCATAGTGACGAAAACCCACCGCCtcagttttttccccctgagTCATGATAAAGGCCAAGTAGCAAACTCGTGCACTAAGAAGTGTGACTAAACAGCCATGATACCACCTCTAACAGGAGGCTTTATGTAGTTCAACATCATAACCAGAATCTCTTCTGACTTTTTAAATCTCCTGATAATCTACAGCAGCAATCTATAGTTAGGACAAacctgatttattttctacattctggaACAACACTGGAGATATCGAAACTATAATATAACACATGGAATTGTGTAATTATTCTAACTAAGAACAACagtcaattattattttaagacatgaacaaagatcagctgttctggaacagttcctcCTATAACAGTGCATTTGcaaaccccatcaagcacctcGATTCTTCATGCATAAAGAAACAACCAGGAATTAGAAGGTgtctacaaacttttgacttgtgGTGTGTATGGCAAACTCTGATATAAAGGCTGATTAAAATCTCACAATTACTTTCTGTACAGTTGTCTATAATGAAAACCAATCAGTTCTTTATGACAAAAGCCTTAAAGTTTTAGGCTAATTGCCAATTAGGTTGCCAATTACAAGGCTTTGTAGCTTGTAATTTCTCatgctgtaaaataataatcttcGAAAGCTGTTCAAGTCATACCGGGAcctttaattgtgcagaataaaaaaaaaaaacagttatgaaagtaaaaattccctttattagtggtgcttgtgaAGCGAAGCACTACTATTATTATCTCACAGgcgtataattttttttctttttctgcttccgtacaaaagtttggcgcgtaactagtcccttACCCTTTGAAtcaggtgtcaaatcgtgcggcttattcaggaatggggtgctataacttttctaaggggtgggcggcaCAAAAAGtgccatagacttaacattgagaccgaCATCAGCTATGACATTAGCTAAGTCCCATAGACATGACACTGAGACCAACATCAGCAATGTCTATGATGCcatggcaagcaccactcacattttcttcagaaaatgtacctctagtttctctatataatccactgctacactaatgcacttatcccagtgtttcactagtgcttggataccatcaatgcAGAaacttcacgtctgaaatgctggcctccaaggaccccctttaatggcccaaccATGtggaaacatctttttgtgattgtgattttatgattgtgtgtacagttcccacagacaaataCATCTTTTCTGCAGGTTGGAgctgaatgtttacaggaacgactgcagtgggcttcgtGCCACTCTGACCAGgttcatcatttaaatattttacttaatctAAAGAGTCACTGTATTGTGCTTtaattctaattatttttacacCTTTAATCATAAGGAAATTACATCACAAGTCCTAGTCTGACTTGAACATCCGTTGTAAACACGTTGAAATGTTAACCCAAACTCTTTCAGTACATTCATAGCATTATATATAAGATtatcaagcttttttttccccagaaaaaaatattgagaACACTAAAAATTTGCGTTTGTCCTTCATGGCCACACAAAGTACCCTTGttaaatcatacaaaaaaatatcCCCTTGAAGACTGGTATCAGAACCCAAACTTATCCAAAGTACCATAAACaaagtgccttttttttaaacactatagGATTTACCTggttttaatttacaaaaagtttacagcaacatattacatggtgattattttacaatttagcCTTATTCATCTATCCCATTATGGATTATGCAGGGTCCTTATGATAAAcagcaattaaaatgaattgcagTAGAATAATGTATGTTTTCTCGAAATAAACTTCCGGTTTGGTTAATTTAATACTATAATAACACCAAAATTAGTCtaacaactgaaaaaaaaaaaaaaaaaaaaaaaaaactatagcaAAAATGTATAGATAATCATataaaattagcattttttaaaaagcattgtaTGTAAAGTATGTGTAAAGTGATTAAGTGGTAAAGTGTACTTTTATTTCAAAAAAGATAACTAGCTCCATTTACATTAAAGTTTTCTCTCATTAAATCCAAGAtcataaacttaaaataaactaCAAATAAAGGTTTCTGAAAAATTCAACAATCACACAGATCTACATTTTATCCCAAATGCATCGAGCAGTTCATAAACACCCAGGACATCTCCGTCTGCTGATTCATAATCATCACAGAGAGATTAATGTAGAAGTATACATTATTCAGTTCCAGTCTCTGTATAGTATAAACACATTtccaggtctctctctctctctgcctgcaAGACTCATAAATTACACTTTATGGCTTTAAATAGCAGGTTGCAGGAAATCTGGTTATTTTCTCTGAGCCTGGATTTTCTGAAGCAGCAGCTCCATCTGCAGATTCAGGTTGGGTTGACCCTTTTTCGTCTTCTTCTTCAGCATCTGATAAGTAGccattttcttttccttgtACCTTTTCAGAGcctcctctctctctgctttgtcTTTCAAGTATTCCTAAATCAGAACACAAACGTTTGGTATGCATTTAAGTAAAAAGAGAATACTAAGTTATTATATTACATGGTTTAACAGAAccttataatatacagtacagtttttcCTAACCTCTCTTTTACGTTCTCGttcctcttttttccttttatattcTTCCAACATCTTCTGGTTGGAAGACATTTTcttccatttctttttcctGAGCTGGTCCTGATCAGAACTGTTGTTGAGACAATGCTTAGACATTGGCATGAAACATCACACGTTAATATAAGTAAATGACATCTTACAGGATTAACACCACAATCTCCCATGTTGATTGTTTTCAATAAATTCTACAAACACTCAAACTGGTATATGCCTAAGTAGCTCTTCttatattaaacaaacaataagACACTCAGTTTAAATACAAGTGCAGGTTTTGATCACTGATTATTCTTTTAAATTGCTAAAATTGGTTCATGAAATCTTACTACATTCTTGTTAGCTAATTAATACAACTTTGCATTGCAATGCTGAaagtttttatatcattttacaATCAGCGCTCTGCAAATGTGCAAGTCAAAGAAATTATTAAGCATTCCTGCACTAATGTTATCGAGTCTGCTGtaaccagccataacattaatacatcaacactgattatcaattatacacTAGTAAACAGGTGACACAATCGTGGGCACCCAACTGATACGTTCCATTTCCTACAggaaagccaatgcagcacgaATTGCAGCAAAAAGGcaatgctggccacaatagaaaacatctagtgcaccacagcctgccatGCCCAGAAAGTCCAGAGCACAATGGCAAAGACCTGGCTTGATCTCCAACTGATGAAGCACCAATGACATGCTGCAAACAAACAAGTCCAAAACACTGAAGCCCCACCCTATAAACCCCACCCAAAGGGTCTGCTGCTAACACTCTAGTGCCAGACACTGTAGCATACCTCCCAGAGGTCCTGTGTAATCATGCCCAGAGGGGACAGAGCTACCCAGGCAGCAGAAGGGGAATCTACACCATACTGGAAATAACGTTTTTTGTAAAGTTATGGTTAAttagtgtatatttactgtaatgaACAGTCTAGATGATTAAGgtaaaaacaacccaaaatgGGTTAAACGCTTTATTCACTTCTGCTCTGATGCTTTTAACAGAAAATTGCAGATTTCAACTTGCTCCCATATTACAGTCATCATTAAACTGTTACAGCTAAACCTTAAATCTTTGGCACATCTGGATAATTTGTGCACAGTGAATACAGTCACCGGTTCTGGTGAACCTGTATGACTAATTACAAACCTCTCAGTCTGTGACGTCTGTGGTCCTTCATTCAGTGAAGCACCTGATTCAGGGATTCCTGTCTCAGAAGTCCTTTTGACAGAGCTGGACAAGTCAGACTCATCGTTTAAACCTTCATCAACACATCTTCCTTGCTTCCTGCGATCCTTGTTCATTTGCTCTTCTTTGTTCAGTCTCTCCTGTTCGGCCTGGTAGAGGTGCCTCAGGTGCTCGGGGTATTCTTCTTCTAGATTCGGCTTGGAATCCTTCATTCTCCATTTCTCCTTTCGCAGTAGTTTCTTGTATTCTTGTTGTACTTTTTGCTTCCTCTGGAAGGCAAAGCCCTTACCTACAGACAGATAGCATTCTTAAACATCTGACATGATgcaaacaaaatacagaaatacagcATAGagtaaaactatttattttacaggGTTTTTAAAATGCTTGCTAATTAATGATAATTATCAAGAAAACAAGATAATGTACATAACAAATGACATTgacaaaagtgaataataatgatgattaatttatttatttaatataataatgacaTAAGCTTAAATGTTTACTACTTTGATGATGTAATATGCATATTCTTGTATATTAGTAGTAGAAATATTGACATGTCATACACTGGCTTCTTCAAATAACATCTGGAAATAAAGTGGCTCAAAAACAATTTAGACATCCAAATATTTTTCAGCTGATTTTTCACCAGTAAGTCACATTTTTGATAGTGCTCTTTttgctgtatacagtacatcaacattacatttatgatgatgatgatagtttTTCGACTGCTcctgtcgaggggtcgccacagcagacacAACTTGgaacaggttttacgccagatgccattcctgacacaaccctgcCATTTTATCTAGACTTGGAACCGGCACTGCAtctagtggctggggtttgggcactgggtgggaatcaaacctgagaAAGACCTACCAACTGTGCCACAAGTTCattttacattataattttGATAATCCACTTATATCGGCTCCATGTTCGCAAAcatccacacacagacagaccaaAGGCAGAACTGAACCTGGAGAAGACCTGATAACAGCTCAGGTCCACTTATTTTCCCAATAATTTAAATCTGAATTAAATcactaaattgtttttttttttttggttgcattaagcacaaacaaagcaaattatatatatataagtatatatatatatatatatatatatatatatataagtatatatatactagaTTTTGTATATactttgaatatatatatatatataaaagtaaaaccaatatatatatatatatatatatatatatatatatatatatatatatatataagtaaaacCAAAATctagcactaaaaaaaaaatctgaaaaatataatacaacTGAAAGAACATGATGTATAATAAACACTGCTGTCTTACCTTCTTGTAAACTTCCCTGGAAAATCTTGTTCCCTTGATTccatgcttttttctttttattaacagCTGACGGATGACCATCTGCACGATATATTTTCGTGTTTTTGCCTTTAAATGAAGGTTTGCCTTTAAAATGTGGATTTACAGGCGCCATTTCAAAACAGTCAAAATCACTTAGAACCAAAGCAGACACACAAACCTAGCCATGCCACATGAGGACCGTCGCATAGTTATGACGTAAGCGAGGCCAGCAGACAATATTAATCAAACGCGAACGCAAACACTGCACTTCTTTTAAAGATAGTACTTTACGTTTTAGTATGGTAACCAATTCAATTTCACAACGTAAACATATATGCTctcaaataattacaaaaaaagaatactGCCTTAAGTAACGCAACTTTATGTGCATGCAACTAGCACTGCCTGTGAGAGTGTAAACGTCATATTTGTGCTGCGAGTATTACATGCCGGAAACAGCTCCGGCGTATTTCGGAACATTATGGCTTTTTCTAACATCTCTATTGACGAGGTAAAGGAAAAGATAGACGAGGTCCGTCGTTTTCTTTCCGTCTCATTACGGATCGCGAACGCGCACACTGTAGATTTCTACACGTGCGATGTGTGGCGCGCGTTCATAGTTCTGGATCCTGAGGAGGTTTTAACTGTGGTGAATTCCACTCGGGACCGCACGGGGGCGCCAGAAGGCAAGTACAAGTGTACACCACATCAAACTGATCTCATCATTAAAATCATCACAGACAGTCCCAATAGTCATGATTCAACTCTTCAGCTCATTGACAGTATTTTCTGAGTTTAGAAGATGTTagattggaaaaaaaactggaatTTGCTGAACAAGGTTCTCTAACTCTACAACAAAAGATaaaacacagaggactgctatccatgAACGTTatgatcttgcatgacgattcacgtccgcacacttctgcccacactgttttGACATTGAGGTGTTAAAAGGATCCTCCCTATAATCTTGATCTCGTTCCATCAGACAGCAAGATGCCCCAGGCTAGATTAAACATCCCCAAAATACCCCCTAAAATAATTTGTTGCTGTTGAAACAGGGTAGCAGCTCTGTCAGTGGTTATAGAGTTGTGATACACCTTACCATGTG contains the following coding sequences:
- the ccdc59 gene encoding thyroid transcription factor 1-associated protein 26 homolog; amino-acid sequence: MAPVNPHFKGKPSFKGKNTKIYRADGHPSAVNKKKKAWNQGNKIFQGSLQEGKGFAFQRKQKVQQEYKKLLRKEKWRMKDSKPNLEEEYPEHLRHLYQAEQERLNKEEQMNKDRRKQGRCVDEGLNDESDLSSSVKRTSETGIPESGASLNEGPQTSQTESSDQDQLRKKKWKKMSSNQKMLEEYKRKKEERERKREEYLKDKAEREEALKRYKEKKMATYQMLKKKTKKGQPNLNLQMELLLQKIQAQRK